A region from the Parasphingopyxis sp. CP4 genome encodes:
- a CDS encoding ABC transporter permease, protein MSASRICLAIVGVIALMALIVPPLLPWSHSAIDWDAVRAPLFEPGHLFGTDTVGRDLLARTLMGTRVTLAVALAAAAVALVIGTAWGAVAGWIGGRTDEIMMRIVDGLYALPFMFVVILLMVVFGRSIILVFVGIGAVEWLTMARVVRGQVIALKQRSFVTAAEAAGAPASRILSGHILPNVAGVALAYLLLTVPQVVMVESFLSFLGLGVQEPLTSLGILVKEGADDMDLQPHALLIPGGMLVLIIVCLTIAGERLRDRLSQ, encoded by the coding sequence ATGAGTGCCTCGCGCATCTGTCTAGCGATTGTTGGCGTTATCGCGCTAATGGCCCTGATTGTGCCTCCACTTCTACCTTGGAGCCACAGCGCGATCGATTGGGATGCAGTTCGCGCGCCCCTATTTGAACCCGGCCACCTGTTCGGCACGGACACCGTCGGGCGAGACTTGCTCGCACGCACATTGATGGGCACGCGCGTGACACTGGCCGTGGCATTGGCGGCGGCGGCTGTCGCGCTGGTCATCGGAACCGCCTGGGGCGCGGTCGCGGGCTGGATCGGTGGCCGGACCGACGAAATCATGATGCGGATCGTGGACGGCCTTTATGCCCTCCCCTTTATGTTCGTCGTCATCTTGTTGATGGTCGTATTCGGGCGATCGATCATTCTGGTCTTTGTCGGCATCGGTGCGGTCGAATGGTTGACCATGGCGCGGGTGGTGCGCGGCCAGGTTATTGCCCTGAAACAAAGGTCGTTCGTGACTGCGGCAGAAGCTGCAGGCGCTCCTGCCTCGCGCATATTGAGTGGCCATATCTTGCCCAATGTTGCCGGCGTCGCACTTGCCTATTTGCTGCTGACAGTTCCCCAGGTTGTAATGGTTGAGAGCTTTCTCTCTTTCCTTGGTCTTGGTGTGCAGGAACCTCTGACCTCGCTTGGCATATTGGTGAAGGAAGGGGCAGACGATATGGACCTGCAGCCGCATGCTCTTCTCATTCCGGGCGGTATGCTGGTTTTGATCATCGTCTGCCTGACGATTGCCGGCGAACGGCTGCGCGACAGGCTCTCGCAATGA
- a CDS encoding ABC transporter permease yields MRALLVRRLLTAIPTLLGVVILSFILMRLAPGGPFDGERALDEDTRAALDAAYGLDLPLGEQIALYIGRLLQGDFGPSLVYRDFTVSELIAQGLPVSLTIGGLALILACVLGIGGGLWAAVRAGRWQDEAIMGLATLLTALPVFVTGPLFVLIFALGLGWLPVSGWEPGNPSYLVLPVIALALPFAGAIAKLTRAGLAKALNEDHVRTARARGLSERTVIRRHALRPALVPVASYLGPAAAGLLTGAVIIETVFALPGLGRYFVQGALNRDYPLVLGVVTLYAGLIILFNLVADLIYGWLDPRMRAE; encoded by the coding sequence GGCGGTCCCTTTGATGGCGAACGGGCATTAGACGAAGATACCCGCGCTGCGCTGGATGCGGCTTATGGCCTGGATCTGCCGCTCGGCGAACAGATCGCTCTGTACATCGGCCGCCTCCTCCAGGGCGATTTCGGGCCGAGCCTGGTCTATCGCGACTTCACCGTCAGCGAACTGATTGCCCAGGGCTTGCCGGTATCGCTGACGATCGGTGGTCTGGCCCTGATCCTCGCCTGCGTCCTTGGCATTGGCGGTGGGCTATGGGCAGCGGTTCGCGCCGGGCGGTGGCAAGACGAGGCGATCATGGGCCTTGCGACGCTGCTAACGGCCTTACCCGTTTTTGTGACCGGACCGCTATTCGTGTTGATCTTTGCCCTGGGCTTGGGCTGGCTTCCGGTTTCCGGCTGGGAACCCGGCAACCCAAGCTATCTGGTCCTGCCGGTGATCGCATTGGCCCTGCCTTTTGCCGGGGCCATCGCCAAGCTGACGCGGGCCGGACTCGCCAAGGCATTGAATGAGGATCATGTGCGCACCGCGCGGGCGCGGGGTCTGTCTGAACGCACGGTGATCCGGCGTCATGCGCTGCGTCCCGCTCTGGTTCCCGTGGCCAGTTATCTGGGGCCAGCCGCTGCTGGTTTGCTAACCGGCGCGGTGATCATCGAGACGGTCTTCGCGCTTCCCGGCCTTGGTCGCTATTTCGTTCAGGGTGCCCTCAATCGCGACTATCCGCTCGTTCTGGGTGTGGTGACGCTTTATGCGGGGCTGATCATCCTCTTCAATCTTGTCGCCGATCTGATCTATGGCTGGCTCGACCCCAGGATGCGCGCTGAATGA